A stretch of the Ictidomys tridecemlineatus isolate mIctTri1 chromosome 5, mIctTri1.hap1, whole genome shotgun sequence genome encodes the following:
- the Epb41l1 gene encoding band 4.1-like protein 1 isoform X8, with product MTTETGPDSEVKKAQEEAPQQPEAAAAVTTPVTPAGHGHPEANSNEKQPPQQDARPAEQSLDMEEKDYSEADGLSERTTPSKAQKSPQKIAKKYKSTICRVTLLDASEYECEVEKHGRGQVLFDLVCEHLNLLEKDYFGLTFCDADSQKVPGWGPAARNWLDPSKEIKKQIRSSPWNFAFTVKFYPPDPAQLTEDITRYYLCLQLRADIITGRLPCSFVTHALLGSYAVQAELGDYDAEEHVGNYVSELRFAPNQTRELEERIMELHKTYRGMTPGEAEIHFLENAKKLSMYGVDLHHAKDSEGIDIMLGVCANGLLIYRDRLRINRFAWPKILKISYKRSNFYIKIRPGEYEQFESTIGFKLPNHRSAKRLWKVCIEHHTFFRLVSPEPPPKGFLVMGSKFRYSGRTQAQTRQASALIDRPAPFFERSSSKRYTMSRSLDGAEFSRPASVSENHDVGPDGDKREEDAESGGRRSEAEEGEVRTPTKIKELKPEQETTPRHKQEFLDKPEDVLLKHQASINELKRTLKEPNSKLIHRDRDWERERRLPSSPASPSPKGTPEKANESQRTQDISQQDLVPGTAAGLEVFIQKSLAASPEGSEHWVFIERQYTRPEELGLSLLKVANTQQEESEAGLADVLADGRLSKVDILVDKFKVEMATEEMVGTKNAKTQQQGRMIASPEDFESVWEEGPWVRAGAGGVAQATGCTLSDKLLEGSELRVGISEAPIRNFPVSDGQLEDRAELRKRLEELQTCGRSTTPGTRPAEVDIPSPASDKGGLQSFLLDPVHGEARADSSDETDTSFAERSFYLNHGEKDSEDQVLPLPLEEREERLDAPPGGHIKLELLGELPESSELNATDLRGSTTAAGRNKDEAHIASSEEGTRSPRSHGRQDDQQGPSPGHTFAEDWEEAQQEVEEESHPTARAAEKEESPASGNLREKARSSPSAGWKDHSTNEGGRVCLDPQAHALLWTIPPHVRKPVKPDRGNFLPKERGAIHTQTGQPKMGDQEASAFPHTEVVTSLPASPGHFEALEALEEASSSPASHGSGEPSELRDLFGDQFPVFLKHVQLPKDSPEPKDQVGLIVPPDTGGERRAPPVASRKPRVVPEGAEGVVTPGLVFPSGKQKETTSFQDGGQEGSLEDISKTSVANKIRIFETHGAETRRASQSETKALPNELTSEACMGQLEQQRNKLLDLGFVQLQPPGDFASPKTSHSSMMPLATRHFREGISTTFHQERRTELELPSPDSGCETTLEEAPGRAGLREGSEEKVKPPRPRAPESDTGDEDQDQERDAVFLKDNHLAIERKCSSITVSSTSSLEAEVDFTVIGDYHGSAFEDFSRSLPELDRDKSDSETEGLVFSRDLKGQDDESGGIEDSPDRGACSTPDMPQFEPVKTETMTVSSLAIRKKIEPEAMLQSRISTVDHTQQVDGSAPMGKEFMTTTPSITTETISTTMENSLKSGKGAAAMIPGPQTVATEIRSLSPIIGKDVLTSTYGATAETLSTSTTTHVTKTVKGGFSETRIEKRIIITGDEDVDQDQALALAIKEAKLQHPDMLVTKAVVYRETDPSPEERDKKPQES from the exons ATGACAACAGAGACAGGCCCtgattctgaggtgaagaaggctcAGGAGGAGGCCCCACAACAGCCcgaggctgctgctgctgtgacCACCCCTGTGACTCCCGCAGGCCACGGCCACCCAGAGGCCAACTCCAATGAGAAGCAACCGCCCCAGCAGGACGCTCGGCCTGCTGAACAG AGTCTAGACATGGAGGAGAAGGACTACAGCGAGGCCGATGGCCTATCAGAGAGGACCACGCCCAGCAAGGCCCAGAAATCACCCCAAAAGATTGCCAAGAAGTACAAGAGTACCATCTGCCGGGTCACTCTGCTCGATGCCTCTGAGTACGAGTGTGAGGTGGAG AAGCATGGCCGGGGCCAGGTGCTGTTTGACCTGGTCTGCGAGCACCTCAACCTCCTGGAGAAGGACTACTTTGGCCTGACCTTCTGCGATGCTGACAGCCAGAAGGTACCTGGCTGGGGGCCGGCCGCGAGG AACTGGCTGGATCCCTCCAAGGAAATCAAGAAGCAGATCCGGA GCAGCCCCTGGAATTTTGCTTTCACAGTCAAGTTCTACCCCCCTGACCCAGCTCAGCTGACGGAAGACATCACGAG GTACTACCTGTGCCTCCAGCTGAGGGCAGACATCATCACAGGCCGGCTGCCCTGCTCCTTTGTCACACACGCCCTGCTGGGCTCCTATGCTGTGCAGGCAGAGCTGGGCGACTACGATGCCGAGGAACATGTGGGCAACTACGTCAGTGAGCTCCGCTTTGCTCCTAACCAGACCCGGGAGCTGGAGGAGAGGATCATGGAGCTGCACAAGACATACAG GGGCATGACCCCAGGAGAAGCAGAGATCCACTTCCTCGAGAATGCCAAGAAGCTTTCCATGTATGGAGTTGATCTGCACCATGCCAAG GACTCTGAGGGCATTGACATCATGTTAGGCGTCTGTGCCAATGGTCTGCTCATTTACCGGGACCGGCTGAGAATCAACCGATTTGCCTGGCCCAAGATTCTTAAGATCTCTTACAAGAGGAGTAACTTCTATATTAAGATCCGGCCTGGGGAG TACGAGCAGTTTGAGAGCACGATTGGCTTTAAGCTCCCAAATCACCGGTCAGCCAAGAGACTGTGGAAGGTCTGCATTGAGCATCACACGTTCTTCCG GTTGGTGTCCCCTGAGCCTCCACCAAAGGGCTTCCTGGTGATGGGCTCCAAGTTCCGGTATAGTGGGAGGACCCAGGCACAGACCCGCCAGGCCAGTGCCCTCATTGACAGGCCTGCACCCTTCTTTGAGCGTTCTTCCAGCAAACGGTACACCATGTCCCGCAGCCTTGATGGAG CGGAGTTTTCCCGCCCGGCCTCAGTCAGTGAAAACCATGATGTAGGGCCTGATGGTGACAAGCGGGAAGAGGATGCAGAGTCTGGAGGACGGCggtcagaggctgaggaaggagaggtCAGGACCCCCACCAAGATCAAGGAGCTAAAG CCGGAGCAGGAAACCACGCCGAGACACAAGCAGGAG TTCTTGGACAAGCCAGAGGATGTTCTGCTGAAGCACCAGGCCAGTATCAACGAACTCAAGAGGACCCTGAAGGAGCCCAACAGCAAACTGATCCACAGGGATCGAGACTGGGAGCGGGAGCGCAGGCTGCCATCCTcacctgcctccccctcccccaagggCACTCCTGAGAAAGCCAACGAG TCCCAGAGGACCCAGGACATCTCTCAGCAGGACTTGGTACCCGGAACAGCCGCAGGCTTGGAAGTGTTCATTCAGAAAAGCCTCGCAGCATCACCTGAG GGTTCGGAGCATTGGGTATTTATAGAAAGACAGTACACTAGGCCAGAAGAACTCGGTCTCAGTCTCCTAAAAGTGGCCAACACACAGCAGGAAGAAAGTGAGGCAGGCCTCGCTGACGTCCTTGCTGATGGCAGACTCTCCAAGGTAGACATTCTGGTGGACAAGTTCAAAGTCGAAATGGCCACAGAAGAAATGGTGGGAACCAAAAATGCCAAAACTCAGCAGCAAGGGAGGATGATTGCAAGTCCAGAAGACTTTGAGTCGGTGTGGGAGGAAGGCCCCTGGGTCAGGGCAGGTGCTGGAGGGGTTGCCCAGGCTACAGGATGCACATTGTCAGACAAGCTCCTTGAGGGCTCCGAGCTCAGGGTTGGCATCAGCGAGGCACCCATCAGGAACTTCCCGGTCTCAGATGGTCAGTTGGAGGATCGTGCAGAGCTGAGAAAGAGGCTGGAGGAGCTCCAGACGTGTGGAAGATCCACAACTCCAGGAACCAGGCCAGCAGAGGTGGACATCCCCTCTCCAGCCTCTGACAAGGGAGGCCTCCAGTCATTTCTGTTGGATCCTGTTCATGGTGAAGCCAGAGCTGACTCTAGCGATGAGACTGATACCTCCTTTGCAGAGAGGAGCTTCTATCTAAACCACGGAGAAAAAGATTCTGAAGATCAAGTTCTCCCTCTGCctttggaagagagagaagagcgCCTGGATGCCCCTCCTGGAGGACACATCAAGCTGGAACTGCTAGGGGAGCTCCCAGAGAGCTCAGAGCTGAATGCCACAGACCTGAGGGGCTCCACCACAGCTGCCGGCAGGAACAAGGATGAAGCCCATATTGCCTCCTCCGAGGAAGGAACCAGGTCTCCCAGGAGCCACGGAAGACAGGATGACCAGCAGGGACCTTCTCCAGGACACACATTTGCTGAGGACTGGGAAGAAGCACagcaggaggtggaggaagagtcTCACCCGACAGCCAGGGCAGCTGAAAAGGAAGAGTCCCCTGCCAGTGGGAACTTGAGGGAAAAGGCCAGATCAAGTCCCTCAGCAGGATGGAAGGACCACTCCACTAATGAAGGAGGCAGGGTGTGCCTGGACCCCCAGGCCCATGCCCTTCTGTGGACCATCCCTCCTCATGTCAGGAAGCCAGTCAAACCAGACAGAGGCAACTTCCTCCCCAAAGAGAGGGGAGCCATTCATACCCAAACCGGACAACCTAAGATGGGGGACCAGGAAGCCTCAGCATTTCCTCATACGGAGGTGGTCACCTCCCTGCCAGCCTCCCCTGGTCACTTTGAGGCTCTGGAAGCTCTGGAGGAAGCTTCTTCAAGCCCAGCTTCTCATGGATCAGGGGAGCCTTCAGAGCTCAGGGATCTCTTTGGAGATCAATTCCCTGTGTTTCTCAAACATGTCCAGCTTCCTAAAGACAGCCCAGAGCCCAAAGACCAAGTTGGGTTAATTGTGCCCCCTGACACAGGAGGTGAACGCAGGGCACCTCCAGTGGCCAGCAGAAAGCCCAGAGTTGTTCCTGAAGGAGCTGAAGGGGTCGTAACTCCAGGGTTGGTGTTCCCTTCGGGAAAGCAAAAAGAGACGACCTCTTTCCAGGATGGGGGACAAGAGGGCTCCCTGGAGGACATAAGTAAGACCTCAGTGGCCAACAAAATTCGGATATTTGAGACCCATGGAGCTGAGACTCGTCGAGCTAGTCAGAGTGAAACAAAGGCCCTTCCAAATGAGTTGACTTCAGAGGCCTGCATGGGTCAGTTAGAGCAACAGCGGAATAAGCTTTTAGACCTGGGCTTCGTCCAACTCCAGCCCCCAGGGGACTTTGCCAGTCCCAAAACCTCACATTCCTCAATGATGCCTCTGGCTACCAGACACTTCAGGGAGGGCATTTCTACCACATTCCACCAGGAAAGACGCACAGAACTAGAGCTCCCGTCCCCCGATTCAGGCTGCGAAACCACGCTGGAGGAAGCGCCTGGG AGAGCAGGGCTGAGGGAGGGATCGGAGGAGAAAGTCAAACCACCACGTCCTCGGGCCCCAGAGAGTGACACAGGAGATGAGGACCAGGACCAGGAGAGGGACGCAGTGTTCCTGAAAGACAACCACCTGGCCATAGAGCGCAAATGCTCCAGCATCACGGTCAGCTCCACATCCagcctggaggctgaggtggactTCACGGTTATTGGTGACTATCATGGCAGCGCCTTCGAAGACTTCTCTCGCAGCCTGCCTGAACTCGACAGAGACAAAAGCGACTCTGAAACTGAGGGCCTGGTGTTCTCCCGGGATCTCAAGGGACAGGATGATGAGTCTGGGGGCATCGAGGACAGCCCGGACCGAGGGGCTTGCTCTACCCCGGATATGCCCCAGTTTGAG CCTGTGAAAACAGAAACCATGACTGTCAGCAGCCTGGCCATCAGAAAGAAGATTGAGCCAGAGGCCATGCTGCAGAGCAGGATCTCCACTGTGGACCACACCCAG CAGGTTGATGGGAGTGCCCCAATGGGGAAGGAGTTCATGACAACCACCCCCTCCATCACTACGGAGACCATATCCACCACTATG
- the Epb41l1 gene encoding band 4.1-like protein 1 isoform X9, producing the protein MTTETGPDSEVKKAQEEAPQQPEAAAAVTTPVTPAGHGHPEANSNEKQPPQQDARPAEQSLDMEEKDYSEADGLSERTTPSKAQKSPQKIAKKYKSTICRVTLLDASEYECEVEKHGRGQVLFDLVCEHLNLLEKDYFGLTFCDADSQKVPGWGPAARNWLDPSKEIKKQIRSSPWNFAFTVKFYPPDPAQLTEDITRYYLCLQLRADIITGRLPCSFVTHALLGSYAVQAELGDYDAEEHVGNYVSELRFAPNQTRELEERIMELHKTYRGMTPGEAEIHFLENAKKLSMYGVDLHHAKDSEGIDIMLGVCANGLLIYRDRLRINRFAWPKILKISYKRSNFYIKIRPGEYEQFESTIGFKLPNHRSAKRLWKVCIEHHTFFRLVSPEPPPKGFLVMGSKFRYSGRTQAQTRQASALIDRPAPFFERSSSKRYTMSRSLDGAEFSRPASVSENHDVGPDGDKREEDAESGGRRSEAEEGEVRTPTKIKELKPEQETTPRHKQEFLDKPEDVLLKHQASINELKRTLKEPNSKLIHRDRDWERERRLPSSPASPSPKGTPEKANESQRTQDISQQDLVPGTAAGLEVFIQKSLAASPEGSEHWVFIERQYTRPEELGLSLLKVANTQQEESEAGLADVLADGRLSKVDILVDKFKVEMATEEMVGTKNAKTQQQGRMIASPEDFESVWEEGPWVRAGAGGVAQATGCTLSDKLLEGSELRVGISEAPIRNFPVSDGQLEDRAELRKRLEELQTCGRSTTPGTRPAEVDIPSPASDKGGLQSFLLDPVHGEARADSSDETDTSFAERSFYLNHGEKDSEDQVLPLPLEEREERLDAPPGGHIKLELLGELPESSELNATDLRGSTTAAGRNKDEAHIASSEEGTRSPRSHGRQDDQQGPSPGHTFAEDWEEAQQEVEEESHPTARAAEKEESPASGNLREKARSSPSAGWKDHSTNEGGRVCLDPQAHALLWTIPPHVRKPVKPDRGNFLPKERGAIHTQTGQPKMGDQEASAFPHTEVVTSLPASPGHFEALEALEEASSSPASHGSGEPSELRDLFGDQFPVFLKHVQLPKDSPEPKDQVGLIVPPDTGGERRAPPVASRKPRVVPEGAEGVVTPGLVFPSGKQKETTSFQDGGQEGSLEDISKTSVANKIRIFETHGAETRRASQSETKALPNELTSEACMGQLEQQRNKLLDLGFVQLQPPGDFASPKTSHSSMMPLATRHFREGISTTFHQERRTELELPSPDSGCETTLEEAPGVTGYNKSEDAVREEKRFTSLAANAPGKGGHLRFTSPSGPQRAGLREGSEEKVKPPRPRAPESDTGDEDQDQERDAVFLKDNHLAIERKCSSITVSSTSSLEAEVDFTVIGDYHGSAFEDFSRSLPELDRDKSDSETEGLVFSRDLKGQDDESGGIEDSPDRGACSTPDMPQFEPVKTETMTVSSLAIRKKIEPEAMLQSRISTVDHTQQVDGSAPMGKEFMTTTPSITTETISTTMTVKGGFSETRIEKRIIITGDEDVDQDQALALAIKEAKLQHPDMLVTKAVVYRETDPSPEERDKKPQES; encoded by the exons ATGACAACAGAGACAGGCCCtgattctgaggtgaagaaggctcAGGAGGAGGCCCCACAACAGCCcgaggctgctgctgctgtgacCACCCCTGTGACTCCCGCAGGCCACGGCCACCCAGAGGCCAACTCCAATGAGAAGCAACCGCCCCAGCAGGACGCTCGGCCTGCTGAACAG AGTCTAGACATGGAGGAGAAGGACTACAGCGAGGCCGATGGCCTATCAGAGAGGACCACGCCCAGCAAGGCCCAGAAATCACCCCAAAAGATTGCCAAGAAGTACAAGAGTACCATCTGCCGGGTCACTCTGCTCGATGCCTCTGAGTACGAGTGTGAGGTGGAG AAGCATGGCCGGGGCCAGGTGCTGTTTGACCTGGTCTGCGAGCACCTCAACCTCCTGGAGAAGGACTACTTTGGCCTGACCTTCTGCGATGCTGACAGCCAGAAGGTACCTGGCTGGGGGCCGGCCGCGAGG AACTGGCTGGATCCCTCCAAGGAAATCAAGAAGCAGATCCGGA GCAGCCCCTGGAATTTTGCTTTCACAGTCAAGTTCTACCCCCCTGACCCAGCTCAGCTGACGGAAGACATCACGAG GTACTACCTGTGCCTCCAGCTGAGGGCAGACATCATCACAGGCCGGCTGCCCTGCTCCTTTGTCACACACGCCCTGCTGGGCTCCTATGCTGTGCAGGCAGAGCTGGGCGACTACGATGCCGAGGAACATGTGGGCAACTACGTCAGTGAGCTCCGCTTTGCTCCTAACCAGACCCGGGAGCTGGAGGAGAGGATCATGGAGCTGCACAAGACATACAG GGGCATGACCCCAGGAGAAGCAGAGATCCACTTCCTCGAGAATGCCAAGAAGCTTTCCATGTATGGAGTTGATCTGCACCATGCCAAG GACTCTGAGGGCATTGACATCATGTTAGGCGTCTGTGCCAATGGTCTGCTCATTTACCGGGACCGGCTGAGAATCAACCGATTTGCCTGGCCCAAGATTCTTAAGATCTCTTACAAGAGGAGTAACTTCTATATTAAGATCCGGCCTGGGGAG TACGAGCAGTTTGAGAGCACGATTGGCTTTAAGCTCCCAAATCACCGGTCAGCCAAGAGACTGTGGAAGGTCTGCATTGAGCATCACACGTTCTTCCG GTTGGTGTCCCCTGAGCCTCCACCAAAGGGCTTCCTGGTGATGGGCTCCAAGTTCCGGTATAGTGGGAGGACCCAGGCACAGACCCGCCAGGCCAGTGCCCTCATTGACAGGCCTGCACCCTTCTTTGAGCGTTCTTCCAGCAAACGGTACACCATGTCCCGCAGCCTTGATGGAG CGGAGTTTTCCCGCCCGGCCTCAGTCAGTGAAAACCATGATGTAGGGCCTGATGGTGACAAGCGGGAAGAGGATGCAGAGTCTGGAGGACGGCggtcagaggctgaggaaggagaggtCAGGACCCCCACCAAGATCAAGGAGCTAAAG CCGGAGCAGGAAACCACGCCGAGACACAAGCAGGAG TTCTTGGACAAGCCAGAGGATGTTCTGCTGAAGCACCAGGCCAGTATCAACGAACTCAAGAGGACCCTGAAGGAGCCCAACAGCAAACTGATCCACAGGGATCGAGACTGGGAGCGGGAGCGCAGGCTGCCATCCTcacctgcctccccctcccccaagggCACTCCTGAGAAAGCCAACGAG TCCCAGAGGACCCAGGACATCTCTCAGCAGGACTTGGTACCCGGAACAGCCGCAGGCTTGGAAGTGTTCATTCAGAAAAGCCTCGCAGCATCACCTGAG GGTTCGGAGCATTGGGTATTTATAGAAAGACAGTACACTAGGCCAGAAGAACTCGGTCTCAGTCTCCTAAAAGTGGCCAACACACAGCAGGAAGAAAGTGAGGCAGGCCTCGCTGACGTCCTTGCTGATGGCAGACTCTCCAAGGTAGACATTCTGGTGGACAAGTTCAAAGTCGAAATGGCCACAGAAGAAATGGTGGGAACCAAAAATGCCAAAACTCAGCAGCAAGGGAGGATGATTGCAAGTCCAGAAGACTTTGAGTCGGTGTGGGAGGAAGGCCCCTGGGTCAGGGCAGGTGCTGGAGGGGTTGCCCAGGCTACAGGATGCACATTGTCAGACAAGCTCCTTGAGGGCTCCGAGCTCAGGGTTGGCATCAGCGAGGCACCCATCAGGAACTTCCCGGTCTCAGATGGTCAGTTGGAGGATCGTGCAGAGCTGAGAAAGAGGCTGGAGGAGCTCCAGACGTGTGGAAGATCCACAACTCCAGGAACCAGGCCAGCAGAGGTGGACATCCCCTCTCCAGCCTCTGACAAGGGAGGCCTCCAGTCATTTCTGTTGGATCCTGTTCATGGTGAAGCCAGAGCTGACTCTAGCGATGAGACTGATACCTCCTTTGCAGAGAGGAGCTTCTATCTAAACCACGGAGAAAAAGATTCTGAAGATCAAGTTCTCCCTCTGCctttggaagagagagaagagcgCCTGGATGCCCCTCCTGGAGGACACATCAAGCTGGAACTGCTAGGGGAGCTCCCAGAGAGCTCAGAGCTGAATGCCACAGACCTGAGGGGCTCCACCACAGCTGCCGGCAGGAACAAGGATGAAGCCCATATTGCCTCCTCCGAGGAAGGAACCAGGTCTCCCAGGAGCCACGGAAGACAGGATGACCAGCAGGGACCTTCTCCAGGACACACATTTGCTGAGGACTGGGAAGAAGCACagcaggaggtggaggaagagtcTCACCCGACAGCCAGGGCAGCTGAAAAGGAAGAGTCCCCTGCCAGTGGGAACTTGAGGGAAAAGGCCAGATCAAGTCCCTCAGCAGGATGGAAGGACCACTCCACTAATGAAGGAGGCAGGGTGTGCCTGGACCCCCAGGCCCATGCCCTTCTGTGGACCATCCCTCCTCATGTCAGGAAGCCAGTCAAACCAGACAGAGGCAACTTCCTCCCCAAAGAGAGGGGAGCCATTCATACCCAAACCGGACAACCTAAGATGGGGGACCAGGAAGCCTCAGCATTTCCTCATACGGAGGTGGTCACCTCCCTGCCAGCCTCCCCTGGTCACTTTGAGGCTCTGGAAGCTCTGGAGGAAGCTTCTTCAAGCCCAGCTTCTCATGGATCAGGGGAGCCTTCAGAGCTCAGGGATCTCTTTGGAGATCAATTCCCTGTGTTTCTCAAACATGTCCAGCTTCCTAAAGACAGCCCAGAGCCCAAAGACCAAGTTGGGTTAATTGTGCCCCCTGACACAGGAGGTGAACGCAGGGCACCTCCAGTGGCCAGCAGAAAGCCCAGAGTTGTTCCTGAAGGAGCTGAAGGGGTCGTAACTCCAGGGTTGGTGTTCCCTTCGGGAAAGCAAAAAGAGACGACCTCTTTCCAGGATGGGGGACAAGAGGGCTCCCTGGAGGACATAAGTAAGACCTCAGTGGCCAACAAAATTCGGATATTTGAGACCCATGGAGCTGAGACTCGTCGAGCTAGTCAGAGTGAAACAAAGGCCCTTCCAAATGAGTTGACTTCAGAGGCCTGCATGGGTCAGTTAGAGCAACAGCGGAATAAGCTTTTAGACCTGGGCTTCGTCCAACTCCAGCCCCCAGGGGACTTTGCCAGTCCCAAAACCTCACATTCCTCAATGATGCCTCTGGCTACCAGACACTTCAGGGAGGGCATTTCTACCACATTCCACCAGGAAAGACGCACAGAACTAGAGCTCCCGTCCCCCGATTCAGGCTGCGAAACCACGCTGGAGGAAGCGCCTGGGGTAACTGGCTAT AACAAATCCGAAGATGCGGTCAGGGAAGAGAAGCGCTTCACCAGCTTAGCCGCGAATGCCCCTGGGAAAGGGGGGCACCTGAGATTCACCAGCCCCTCGGGCCCTCAG AGAGCAGGGCTGAGGGAGGGATCGGAGGAGAAAGTCAAACCACCACGTCCTCGGGCCCCAGAGAGTGACACAGGAGATGAGGACCAGGACCAGGAGAGGGACGCAGTGTTCCTGAAAGACAACCACCTGGCCATAGAGCGCAAATGCTCCAGCATCACGGTCAGCTCCACATCCagcctggaggctgaggtggactTCACGGTTATTGGTGACTATCATGGCAGCGCCTTCGAAGACTTCTCTCGCAGCCTGCCTGAACTCGACAGAGACAAAAGCGACTCTGAAACTGAGGGCCTGGTGTTCTCCCGGGATCTCAAGGGACAGGATGATGAGTCTGGGGGCATCGAGGACAGCCCGGACCGAGGGGCTTGCTCTACCCCGGATATGCCCCAGTTTGAG CCTGTGAAAACAGAAACCATGACTGTCAGCAGCCTGGCCATCAGAAAGAAGATTGAGCCAGAGGCCATGCTGCAGAGCAGGATCTCCACTGTGGACCACACCCAG CAGGTTGATGGGAGTGCCCCAATGGGGAAGGAGTTCATGACAACCACCCCCTCCATCACTACGGAGACCATATCCACCACTATG